One segment of Brassica napus cultivar Da-Ae chromosome C3, Da-Ae, whole genome shotgun sequence DNA contains the following:
- the LOC106399439 gene encoding DNA replication complex GINS protein PSF2, with amino-acid sequence MAGQTDPHVSLFSPEEVEFMAEDELVEIVPNMNMEPLNFIAGDFGRFIPQIPIQVPLWLAVALKRRGKCTFRPPGWLSVDNLTQVLEAEREPQSKFQALPFSYVEIARLLFDHARDDIPDMYMVRSLVEDIRDVRLHKLENNLGTFLGTSAVKMENVSAMEVNLVRPFARRALEAFYKHDKPEVVADRNTRSSRQPREANDEPRRPLRQR; translated from the exons GTTTATGGCAGAGGACGAACTGGTGGAGATTGTTCCCAATATGAACATGGAGCCCCTCAATTTCATCGCT GGGGATTTTGGCCGGTTCATTCCTCAGATTCCAATACAAGTGCCTCTGTGGCTTGCAGTGGCTCTGAAGCGTAGAGGAAAATGTACTTTCCGGCCTCCAGGGTGGTTGTCTGTTG ACAATTTGACTCAGGTCTTGGAAGCAGAACGGGAACCTCAGTCGAAATTTCAGGCATTACCATTTAGTTACGTGGAGATTGCTAGACTACTTTTTGATCA TGCACGTGATGATATTCCAGACATGTACATG GTAAGATCGCTAGTTGAGGACATTAGAGATGTGCGGCTTCACAAACTGGAGAATAACTTGGGCACATTTCTAGGTACATCTGCAGTAAAG ATGGAGAATGTATCGGCAATGGAAGTGAATCTAGTCCGCCCATTTGCTAGAAGAGCCTTAGAAGCGTTTTATAAGCATGACAAGCCAGAGGTTGTTGCAGACAGAAACACTAGAAGTAGCAGACAACCCCGTGAAGCTAACGATGAACCAAGG AGACCTCTAAGGCAACGCTAA